One part of the Flavobacterium johnsoniae UW101 genome encodes these proteins:
- a CDS encoding ABC transporter ATP-binding protein gives MQPIIKIESLSKKYKEADQYSLNDVSLDINEGEVFGLLGPNGAGKTTLISMLCGLVKPTSGHFTINGLDYQHHSSKIKKIIGVVPQEYALYPTLTARENLHYFGSMYGLKGSDLKDKVVETLDLLGLLKFADKPVGTFSGGMKRRVNLIAGILHNPKVLFLDEPTVGVDVQSKNAIMDYLKVLNQNGTSIIYTSHHLAEAEDFCSTIAIIDRGQIYTKGTPSTLINSVKDARNLEDVFISLTGKDLRDAI, from the coding sequence TTGCAGCCTATAATTAAAATAGAATCCCTTTCGAAAAAGTACAAAGAAGCCGATCAGTATTCTTTGAACGATGTTTCGCTGGATATAAACGAAGGAGAAGTTTTTGGTTTATTAGGTCCAAACGGTGCCGGAAAAACAACCCTGATTTCAATGCTCTGCGGATTGGTAAAACCAACATCCGGGCATTTTACCATAAATGGTTTAGACTATCAGCACCATTCTTCAAAAATTAAAAAAATCATAGGCGTTGTTCCTCAGGAATATGCCTTATACCCTACTCTTACAGCGAGAGAAAACCTGCATTATTTTGGAAGTATGTACGGTTTAAAAGGTTCAGATTTAAAAGATAAAGTAGTCGAAACTTTAGACCTTTTGGGATTATTAAAATTTGCCGACAAACCTGTTGGAACTTTTTCCGGCGGAATGAAACGCCGTGTGAATTTGATTGCCGGAATTCTTCATAATCCAAAAGTTTTATTTTTAGACGAACCAACTGTTGGAGTTGATGTACAGTCTAAAAATGCTATTATGGATTATTTAAAAGTATTAAACCAAAACGGAACCTCTATTATTTATACTTCGCATCATTTAGCTGAAGCCGAAGATTTCTGCAGCACGATTGCGATTATTGACAGAGGTCAGATTTATACAAAAGGAACACCTTCAACCTTAATTAATTCTGTTAAAGATGCCCGCAATCTCGAAGACGTTTTTATTTCATTAACCGGTAAAGACTTGAGAGATGCTATATAA
- a CDS encoding WG repeat-containing protein has protein sequence MKKTLIFLLLASIQFVNSQELALVKKNSKIGYISKDGSFKIEPQYKSARSFSDGLAAVENGGKWGFIDSKGSWVIPADFKDAKDFNNGIAVVQKDKEWVYIDKKGEIQKAPASEKLFDFNNGVAFIRQNNKVGLINNKMAVVLEPKYDQIKSFENGYARVELNKNWGIINTEGKEVVEPAYAEIGNYFKGTTWARKDKTFGLVSGGKFTPVDGAEKIWDFETQDLTFAKKNGKIGYIDLKGNWAILPIYDKGKAFSKNLAPVLVGKKWGFINPEGKFVIEPTYNDAEVFSTNGLAPVKESNWGFINESGKLIIPTQYGITTNAIIAMFVQQDKGFIDGVARVKNEGKWGFLKPDGTVLSNQWFENAELFSKSAEKPQPAATPVEAPKQETKTTKPAAKATAKPAAKKKK, from the coding sequence ATGAAAAAGACACTTATTTTTTTGCTGCTGGCAAGTATTCAATTTGTTAATAGTCAAGAACTGGCTTTAGTTAAAAAGAATTCTAAAATTGGATATATTTCCAAAGACGGATCATTTAAAATCGAACCTCAATACAAATCGGCCAGAAGTTTTTCTGACGGTTTGGCTGCTGTAGAAAACGGCGGAAAATGGGGATTTATTGACAGTAAAGGAAGCTGGGTAATTCCGGCAGATTTTAAAGATGCCAAAGATTTTAACAACGGAATTGCCGTAGTACAAAAAGATAAGGAATGGGTTTATATTGATAAAAAAGGTGAAATTCAAAAAGCTCCTGCTTCAGAAAAACTATTCGATTTTAATAACGGTGTTGCTTTTATCAGACAGAACAATAAAGTAGGTTTGATTAACAATAAAATGGCGGTTGTTTTAGAACCAAAATACGATCAGATTAAATCTTTTGAAAATGGTTATGCAAGAGTAGAACTAAACAAAAACTGGGGGATCATAAATACAGAAGGAAAAGAAGTAGTGGAGCCGGCTTATGCTGAAATTGGAAACTACTTTAAAGGAACAACCTGGGCAAGAAAAGACAAAACCTTCGGATTGGTAAGCGGCGGGAAATTTACTCCAGTTGACGGAGCCGAAAAAATCTGGGATTTTGAAACTCAGGATTTGACTTTTGCTAAAAAAAATGGAAAAATTGGTTATATCGATTTAAAAGGAAACTGGGCTATTTTACCTATATATGATAAAGGAAAAGCTTTCTCAAAAAATTTAGCTCCTGTTTTAGTTGGAAAAAAATGGGGATTCATCAATCCTGAAGGAAAATTTGTAATTGAACCTACTTACAATGATGCCGAAGTTTTCAGTACAAATGGTTTAGCACCAGTAAAAGAAAGCAACTGGGGATTCATTAACGAGTCAGGAAAACTAATAATTCCAACACAATACGGCATTACTACAAATGCTATTATTGCCATGTTTGTACAACAGGACAAAGGCTTTATTGATGGAGTAGCAAGGGTAAAAAATGAAGGAAAATGGGGTTTTCTTAAACCAGACGGAACTGTATTAAGCAACCAATGGTTTGAAAATGCTGAATTATTTTCAAAATCAGCCGAAAAACCTCAGCCTGCAGCAACTCCTGTTGAAGCTCCAAAACAAGAAACAAAAACAACCAAACCAGCAGCTAAAGCGACAGCAAAACCAGCAGCTAAGAAAAAGAAATAA
- the fabG gene encoding 3-oxoacyl-ACP reductase FabG, with translation MKCVLVTGGSRGIGSAICKKLAVESNYHILINYHSNKTAAEETLQEIQKLGATGEILGFDVANFEQVQDVLTQWQEANPEKLVEAIVNNAGITKDGLFMWMTPQDWNSVMNTSANGFFNVTQFFIQKMLRNKYGRIVNVVSVSGVKGTAGQTNYSAAKGAIVAATKALAQEVAKRNITVNAVAPGFIKTDMTSELDEKELLKLIPVNRFGEAEEVADLVSFLISKKSSYITGEIININGGIYS, from the coding sequence ATGAAGTGTGTATTAGTAACAGGCGGTTCGAGAGGAATTGGAAGTGCTATTTGTAAAAAATTAGCCGTTGAATCTAATTATCATATTCTGATTAATTATCATTCAAACAAAACTGCCGCCGAAGAAACATTACAAGAAATACAAAAATTAGGCGCAACCGGAGAAATTTTAGGTTTTGATGTTGCCAATTTTGAGCAGGTTCAAGACGTTCTTACACAATGGCAGGAAGCAAATCCTGAAAAATTAGTAGAAGCGATTGTAAATAATGCCGGAATTACAAAAGATGGTCTTTTTATGTGGATGACACCGCAGGACTGGAACAGTGTTATGAATACAAGTGCAAACGGATTTTTTAATGTAACGCAGTTTTTTATTCAAAAAATGCTTCGCAATAAATATGGCCGAATTGTAAATGTTGTATCAGTATCTGGTGTAAAAGGAACTGCAGGACAAACCAATTATTCAGCAGCAAAAGGTGCTATTGTTGCTGCAACAAAAGCATTGGCACAAGAAGTAGCAAAACGTAACATTACAGTAAATGCTGTTGCACCGGGTTTTATTAAAACCGATATGACAAGTGAACTGGATGAAAAAGAATTATTAAAACTGATTCCAGTAAATCGTTTTGGCGAAGCCGAAGAAGTAGCAGATTTGGTAAGCTTTTTGATTTCAAAAAAATCAAGTTACATTACCGGAGAAATTATTAATATAAATGGCGGAATATATTCTTAA
- a CDS encoding beta-ketoacyl-ACP synthase III, translated as MFEVYITKAAKYLPNEAVSNDEMEAYLGLINDTASKARRIILRNNKITSRYYAVDKTGKSTHSNAELTRNAILPLFDENFTPQDLEVLSCGTSTPDIFLPSHAAMVHGLLKNKSVELNSSTGVCCAGMNSLKFGFLSVRSGNSKNAICTGSEKVSTWLNAQKYNHETENLKSLEEQPIIAFKKDFLRWMLSDGAGAFLLENKPKGPISLKIEWMEAFSYAYELETCMYAGGDKQENGEIKGWSDYAPEQWLNESVFSIKQDVKLLDEFILTKGADSMKEAMDKNNIKSEDINYFIPHVSSNFFVEGLKKGLSEKGIGMSDEKWFMNLSRVGNVGSASIYLALEELMNSGNLKKGDHILLSVPESGRFSFAYAYLTVC; from the coding sequence ATGTTTGAAGTATATATCACAAAAGCTGCAAAATATTTGCCAAACGAAGCTGTTTCGAATGATGAAATGGAAGCCTATTTAGGTCTGATCAATGATACTGCCTCAAAAGCAAGACGTATTATTTTGCGCAATAACAAAATTACAAGCCGTTATTACGCTGTTGACAAAACAGGAAAAAGCACACACAGTAATGCCGAATTAACGCGAAATGCTATTTTACCGTTATTCGACGAAAATTTTACGCCTCAGGATTTAGAAGTACTTTCATGCGGGACCTCAACTCCTGATATTTTTCTGCCTTCGCATGCTGCGATGGTTCATGGTCTGCTAAAAAATAAATCAGTAGAATTAAACTCTTCAACGGGAGTCTGCTGTGCCGGAATGAACTCACTTAAATTTGGTTTTCTTTCGGTACGATCTGGAAATTCAAAAAATGCAATCTGTACAGGATCTGAAAAAGTTTCAACCTGGCTGAATGCTCAAAAATACAATCACGAAACCGAAAACTTAAAAAGTCTTGAAGAACAGCCTATCATTGCATTCAAAAAAGATTTCTTAAGATGGATGTTATCTGACGGTGCCGGTGCATTTTTATTAGAGAATAAACCCAAAGGGCCAATCTCTCTTAAAATAGAATGGATGGAAGCTTTTTCGTATGCTTACGAATTAGAAACCTGTATGTACGCCGGAGGAGATAAACAAGAAAATGGAGAAATCAAAGGATGGAGCGATTATGCACCAGAACAATGGTTAAACGAATCTGTTTTCTCAATTAAACAAGATGTAAAATTATTAGATGAATTTATCCTTACCAAAGGTGCAGACAGCATGAAAGAGGCAATGGATAAAAACAACATCAAATCTGAAGATATTAATTATTTCATTCCTCACGTTTCATCTAACTTCTTTGTTGAAGGATTAAAAAAAGGATTAAGCGAAAAAGGAATTGGAATGAGTGACGAAAAATGGTTCATGAATCTTTCAAGAGTAGGTAACGTAGGTTCTGCCTCAATTTACCTGGCTTTAGAAGAATTAATGAATTCAGGAAACCTGAAAAAAGGAGATCACATTCTTTTATCAGTTCCGGAAAGCGGAAGATTTTCTTTCGCTTATGCCTATTTAACAGTTTGCTAA
- a CDS encoding acyl carrier protein encodes MNKEEIIAKINGFLVDEFEVDNDDIEPNANLKDTLGLDSLDYVDLVVSIESNFGVKLVEADFVGISDFQSFYDLIETKLKAKTA; translated from the coding sequence ATGAATAAAGAAGAGATTATAGCAAAAATTAATGGTTTTTTAGTTGATGAATTTGAAGTTGATAATGACGACATTGAACCAAATGCTAATTTAAAAGATACGCTTGGATTAGACAGTTTAGATTATGTTGATTTAGTAGTTTCAATTGAATCTAACTTTGGCGTAAAACTAGTTGAGGCAGATTTTGTTGGAATTTCTGATTTCCAAAGTTTCTACGATCTTATTGAAACCAAATTAAAAGCCAAAACAGCTTAA
- a CDS encoding beta-ketoacyl-[acyl-carrier-protein] synthase family protein → MNKRVVITGMGIYSCIGTSLDEVKESLYNGKSGIKFDSDRKEFGFQSALTGMVPKADLKNLLTRRQRMSIGEETEYAYMATIEALKNANIDDAFFETREVGIMYGNDSVSKAIIDATDIVREKKDTALIGSGAIFKSMNSTVTMNLSTIFKLRGINLTVSAACASGSHSIGLAYFLIKSGFQDIIITGGAQEINKYAMSSFDGLGVFSNREGDPEKASRPFDAERDGLIPSGGGATLILESYESAIARGANIIAEVSGYGFSSNGGHISTPNVEGPSTAMQRALDDAKLKASDIEYINAHATSTPVGDANEAKAIFEVFGEKNPYVSSTKSMTGHECWMAGASEIIYSIIMMQNDFIAPNINLENPDEDASKLNLVKTTLNKKFDIFLSNSFGFGGTNSALVVKKFKLNDE, encoded by the coding sequence ATGAATAAGAGAGTTGTAATTACTGGAATGGGAATTTATTCTTGTATCGGAACTTCTTTAGATGAAGTAAAAGAATCGCTGTATAATGGAAAATCAGGGATAAAATTTGATTCTGACCGAAAAGAATTTGGTTTTCAATCAGCCTTAACGGGAATGGTTCCTAAAGCTGATTTAAAAAATTTACTGACCCGCAGACAGCGTATGAGTATTGGTGAAGAAACCGAGTATGCTTATATGGCAACTATCGAAGCATTGAAAAATGCTAATATCGATGATGCTTTTTTTGAAACTCGCGAAGTGGGAATCATGTACGGAAATGACAGTGTTTCTAAAGCTATCATTGATGCTACAGATATTGTCCGTGAGAAAAAAGACACTGCTCTTATTGGTTCTGGTGCGATTTTTAAATCGATGAATTCTACCGTTACCATGAATCTTTCAACGATTTTTAAACTTCGTGGTATTAATTTAACCGTTAGTGCCGCTTGTGCAAGTGGTTCACATTCTATTGGATTGGCTTATTTTTTAATTAAAAGTGGTTTTCAGGATATTATTATAACCGGCGGAGCGCAGGAAATAAACAAATATGCTATGAGCAGTTTTGACGGACTGGGTGTTTTCTCTAACCGTGAAGGCGATCCAGAAAAAGCGTCAAGACCTTTTGATGCCGAACGCGACGGATTGATTCCTAGTGGCGGCGGTGCAACTTTAATTCTCGAAAGTTACGAATCTGCTATTGCGCGCGGTGCCAATATTATCGCCGAAGTTTCAGGTTACGGATTTTCATCAAACGGCGGACATATTTCGACACCAAATGTCGAAGGTCCTTCTACAGCAATGCAGAGAGCATTAGATGATGCTAAACTAAAAGCATCAGATATTGAGTATATAAATGCACACGCAACTTCAACTCCGGTTGGTGATGCAAACGAAGCCAAGGCGATTTTTGAAGTTTTTGGTGAGAAAAATCCTTACGTAAGTTCTACAAAATCAATGACAGGACACGAATGCTGGATGGCTGGAGCAAGTGAAATTATTTACTCTATCATCATGATGCAGAACGATTTCATTGCCCCGAACATCAATTTAGAAAATCCAGACGAAGATGCTTCAAAATTAAATTTAGTTAAAACTACGTTAAACAAAAAATTTGACATATTTTTGTCCAATTCTTTCGGTTTCGGAGGAACCAACTCTGCGTTGGTGGTTAAAAAGTTTAAATTGAACGATGAATAA
- a CDS encoding LpxL/LpxP family acyltransferase, with protein MSQWDGKSKGTVLGYRIFVFLIKKAGVKSAYGLLYFVASYYFLFLKKSNRAIFYYFKERLQYSTFKSKKMVFKSYYTFGQTIIDKISISAGMRNKFTYEFDGIEILKNLLAEKKGGVLISAHVGNFEIAEHFLGDIDLDFQINLVTTDLEHSAIKNYLESVTQKPTVKFIIIKEDLSHIFEINAALANNELVCFTGDRYFEGTKSLSENILGKEANFPAGPFLIASRLKVPVVFVYVMKEPNLHYHLYAREATVKHRDEKALLKEYVTSVESIVKKYPLQWFNYFDFWNDLN; from the coding sequence ATGAGTCAATGGGATGGTAAATCAAAAGGAACTGTTTTAGGTTATAGAATATTCGTTTTTTTGATAAAGAAAGCGGGTGTTAAGTCTGCTTATGGTTTACTTTACTTTGTTGCTTCTTATTATTTCCTGTTTCTAAAAAAAAGCAACCGCGCGATTTTTTATTACTTTAAAGAAAGGCTTCAATATTCCACTTTTAAATCTAAAAAAATGGTTTTCAAAAGTTACTATACTTTTGGGCAGACCATTATTGATAAAATTTCCATTTCGGCCGGAATGCGAAATAAATTCACCTATGAATTTGACGGAATCGAAATTCTAAAAAATCTTTTAGCCGAAAAAAAAGGCGGCGTTTTAATAAGCGCGCATGTTGGGAATTTTGAAATCGCCGAACACTTTTTAGGCGATATCGATCTTGATTTTCAAATCAATCTTGTTACTACAGATTTAGAGCATTCCGCAATCAAAAATTATTTAGAAAGCGTTACCCAAAAACCAACCGTAAAATTTATTATTATTAAAGAAGACTTGTCTCATATTTTTGAGATCAATGCAGCTTTGGCTAATAATGAACTGGTTTGTTTTACCGGCGATCGTTATTTTGAAGGTACAAAATCTCTTTCTGAAAATATTCTCGGCAAAGAAGCCAATTTCCCGGCAGGGCCATTTTTAATCGCATCAAGATTAAAAGTTCCGGTTGTGTTTGTGTATGTAATGAAAGAACCAAATCTGCATTATCATCTTTATGCAAGAGAAGCTACAGTAAAACACCGCGACGAAAAAGCACTTTTAAAAGAATACGTAACAAGCGTAGAAAGCATTGTAAAAAAATATCCGCTGCAATGGTTTAATTATTTCGACTTTTGGAATGATTTAAATTAA
- a CDS encoding ABC transporter permease has translation MLYKIWMSIVKEFLLLKRDLGGLIILFIMPLVLVITVTLIQDSTFKTVSDSKIPILLVDNDKGSVSKTVFENLEKSNLFSVVTRIDNKTISEDVARENVFKGKFQLAIIIPEKLSSDLQAKVDQNVEKIVSNLGFADSTAASEPQRIIKEKEVKLYFDPAVQMSFKNAVMSSIDKMISQIETKSIYTTFEKQLGEGSTNFEQKSFISFKEIIPKINNKEIRPNSVQHNVPAWTLFAIFFIVIPLSINIVKEKSQGTFVRLRTNPVSNLVVIIGKTITYSVICMIQFYMMVAVAVFLFPSIGLPSLNIEGHLALMSVVALFSGFAAIGFGILLGTIASTQEQSAPFGATSVIILAAIGGIWVPVFAMPKIMQIIAKSSPMNWGLDAFYDVLLRNVSFLEIIPKISLLFLFFILTTAIALFYDKKKRAV, from the coding sequence ATGCTATATAAAATTTGGATGTCGATCGTAAAAGAATTTTTACTGCTTAAACGTGATTTAGGCGGATTGATTATTTTGTTTATAATGCCGTTGGTTTTGGTTATTACCGTTACGTTAATTCAGGACAGCACTTTTAAAACCGTAAGCGATTCTAAAATTCCAATTTTATTGGTGGATAACGACAAAGGTTCGGTTTCGAAAACTGTTTTTGAAAATTTAGAAAAAAGCAATCTGTTTAGTGTTGTAACACGAATCGATAATAAAACAATTAGTGAAGATGTTGCCAGAGAAAATGTTTTCAAAGGAAAATTTCAATTGGCAATTATAATTCCAGAAAAATTAAGCTCTGATTTACAAGCCAAAGTAGATCAAAATGTCGAAAAAATTGTCAGCAATTTAGGTTTTGCAGATAGTACAGCGGCCAGCGAACCTCAGCGCATTATCAAAGAAAAAGAGGTAAAACTATATTTTGATCCGGCAGTGCAGATGAGTTTCAAAAATGCGGTCATGAGTTCGATTGACAAAATGATTTCGCAGATCGAAACCAAATCAATTTACACCACTTTCGAAAAACAATTAGGAGAAGGAAGCACCAATTTTGAGCAGAAAAGTTTCATTTCTTTTAAAGAGATAATTCCAAAGATAAACAACAAAGAAATTCGTCCAAATTCGGTGCAGCATAACGTTCCGGCGTGGACACTCTTTGCGATATTTTTCATTGTAATTCCGTTATCGATTAATATTGTAAAAGAAAAATCACAAGGAACTTTCGTTCGATTAAGAACCAATCCAGTTTCTAATTTAGTGGTGATTATTGGTAAAACTATCACGTATTCTGTAATCTGTATGATTCAGTTTTATATGATGGTTGCCGTTGCAGTTTTTCTATTTCCATCCATCGGACTGCCGTCTTTAAATATTGAAGGCCATTTAGCATTAATGAGCGTTGTAGCCTTGTTTTCAGGTTTCGCCGCCATTGGATTCGGAATTTTATTAGGAACAATTGCAAGCACACAAGAGCAATCGGCTCCGTTTGGTGCAACAAGTGTGATCATTCTAGCTGCAATTGGCGGTATCTGGGTTCCGGTTTTTGCCATGCCAAAGATTATGCAGATTATTGCCAAATCGTCTCCAATGAACTGGGGATTAGATGCTTTTTACGACGTTCTTTTACGCAACGTTTCTTTCCTTGAAATTATTCCAAAAATAAGTTTGTTATTTTTGTTTTTCATTCTCACAACAGCCATCGCATTATTTTATGATAAAAAGAAAAGAGCAGTTTAA
- a CDS encoding HAL/PAL/TAL family ammonia-lyase, with protein MNTINEYLSLEEFEAIIFGNQKVTISDVVVNRVNESFNFLKEFSGNKVIYGVNTGFGPMAQYRIKESDQIQLQYNLIRSHSSGTGKPLSPVCAKAAILARLNTLSLGNSGVHPSVINLMSELINKDITPLIFEHGGVGASGDLVQLSHLALVLIGEGEVFYKGERRPTPEVFEIEGLKPIQVEIREGLALINGTSVMTGIGVVNVYHAKKLLDWSLKSSCAINELVQAYDDHFSAELNQTKRHKGQQEIALKMRQNLSDSTLIRKREDHLYSGENTEEIFKEKVQEYYSLRCVPQILGPVLETINNVASILEDEFNSANDNPIIDVKNQHVYHGGNFHGDYISLEMDKLKIVITKLTMLAERQLNYLLNSKINELLPPFVNLGTLGFNFGMQGVQFTATSTTAESQMLSNPMYVHSIPNNNDNQDIVSMGTNSAVITSKVIENAFEVLAIEMITIVQAIDYLGQKDKISSVSKKWYDEIRNIIPTFKEDQVMYPFVQKVKDHLINN; from the coding sequence ATGAATACAATTAACGAATATTTAAGTTTAGAAGAATTTGAGGCCATAATCTTTGGAAATCAAAAAGTTACAATTAGCGACGTTGTCGTAAACCGAGTTAATGAAAGTTTCAATTTCTTAAAAGAATTCTCTGGGAATAAAGTAATTTACGGCGTAAACACTGGTTTTGGACCAATGGCGCAGTATAGAATTAAAGAGTCTGATCAAATTCAGCTTCAATATAATTTAATTAGAAGCCACTCTTCGGGAACCGGAAAGCCATTAAGCCCGGTTTGTGCTAAAGCAGCAATTTTAGCTCGTTTAAACACTCTTTCATTAGGAAATTCAGGCGTTCACCCGTCAGTAATCAACCTAATGTCTGAGCTTATCAATAAAGATATTACCCCTTTAATCTTCGAACACGGAGGCGTTGGTGCCAGCGGTGACTTAGTACAGCTGTCACATTTAGCTTTAGTGTTAATTGGCGAAGGTGAAGTTTTTTATAAAGGTGAAAGAAGACCAACTCCTGAAGTTTTTGAAATTGAAGGTTTAAAACCAATTCAGGTAGAAATTAGAGAAGGTCTGGCATTAATTAACGGAACTTCAGTAATGACTGGAATTGGAGTTGTAAATGTTTATCATGCTAAAAAATTATTAGACTGGTCATTAAAATCTTCTTGTGCAATTAACGAATTGGTTCAGGCTTATGACGATCATTTCTCAGCAGAACTAAACCAGACTAAACGTCATAAAGGACAGCAGGAAATTGCGTTGAAAATGCGTCAAAATCTTTCAGACAGTACTTTAATCCGTAAAAGAGAAGATCATTTATATTCTGGTGAAAATACCGAAGAAATCTTCAAAGAAAAAGTTCAGGAATATTATTCATTAAGATGCGTTCCTCAAATTTTAGGACCGGTTTTAGAAACTATTAATAATGTAGCTTCTATTCTGGAAGACGAATTTAACTCGGCAAACGATAACCCAATTATCGATGTAAAAAACCAGCATGTTTACCACGGCGGAAATTTCCACGGAGATTATATTTCGCTTGAAATGGATAAACTAAAAATTGTTATTACCAAATTAACAATGCTGGCAGAACGTCAGTTGAACTATTTATTAAATTCAAAAATCAACGAATTACTTCCTCCGTTTGTAAACTTAGGAACATTAGGATTTAATTTCGGAATGCAGGGTGTTCAGTTTACAGCAACATCTACAACGGCAGAAAGTCAAATGCTGTCGAACCCAATGTATGTTCACAGTATTCCAAACAACAACGACAATCAGGATATCGTAAGTATGGGAACTAACTCGGCAGTAATTACCTCAAAAGTAATCGAAAATGCTTTTGAAGTTCTGGCTATCGAAATGATTACTATCGTTCAGGCAATTGATTATTTAGGACAAAAAGACAAAATTTCATCTGTTTCTAAAAAATGGTACGATGAAATTAGAAATATAATTCCAACATTTAAGGAAGATCAGGTAATGTATCCTTTCGTTCAAAAAGTAAAAGATCATTTGATCAACAATTAA
- a CDS encoding BtrH N-terminal domain-containing protein, which yields MELTFTHHQSAHCENGVASNLLKNSGLNISEPMVFGIGSGLFFVYLPFIKVNYAPAISYRTLPGQIFNKVATRLNLKIKRQKFSSVSNANKALDENLKNNIPTGLQVGVYNLSYFPDEYRFHFNAHNLVVYGKTDKDYLVSDPVMETVTTLTHEELDKVRFAKGAFAPRGQMYYPIQIPKDVDLKSAIIKGIKNTCRDMLAPMPIVGVRGIKFVSKQIRKWPIKHGTKKANHYLAQMVRMQEEIGTGGGGFRFIYAAFLQEASVVLGNEELKELSKEMTKIGDSWRDFAVEASRIYKNRSAKEDAYNTIADELLDIANREEIFFKKLKKAIS from the coding sequence ATGGAATTAACTTTCACACATCATCAGTCTGCTCATTGTGAGAATGGAGTAGCGTCGAATCTGCTAAAAAACAGCGGACTAAACATCAGCGAACCGATGGTTTTTGGTATTGGCTCCGGGTTATTTTTTGTATACCTGCCTTTTATAAAAGTAAATTATGCTCCGGCAATCAGCTACAGAACTCTGCCTGGACAAATCTTTAATAAAGTAGCAACCCGTTTAAACCTAAAAATAAAAAGACAAAAATTTTCATCGGTATCAAATGCCAATAAAGCATTAGATGAAAATTTAAAAAATAATATTCCAACCGGATTACAAGTCGGCGTTTACAACTTAAGTTATTTTCCGGACGAATACCGTTTTCATTTCAACGCACACAATTTAGTAGTTTACGGAAAAACCGATAAAGATTATTTAGTGAGCGATCCTGTAATGGAAACTGTTACAACTTTAACGCACGAAGAATTAGACAAAGTTCGTTTTGCAAAAGGAGCATTTGCACCACGCGGCCAAATGTATTATCCTATTCAAATTCCAAAAGATGTCGATTTAAAAAGTGCAATCATTAAAGGAATAAAAAATACCTGCCGCGATATGCTGGCACCAATGCCAATTGTAGGTGTTCGCGGTATCAAATTTGTTTCTAAGCAGATTAGAAAATGGCCTATAAAACACGGTACTAAAAAAGCCAATCATTATCTGGCGCAAATGGTTCGTATGCAGGAAGAAATTGGAACCGGAGGCGGAGGTTTTCGTTTTATTTATGCCGCATTTTTACAGGAAGCTTCGGTTGTTTTAGGTAATGAAGAATTGAAAGAACTTTCTAAAGAAATGACAAAAATTGGCGATTCATGGCGAGATTTTGCCGTTGAAGCTTCGCGAATTTATAAAAACAGAAGTGCCAAGGAAGACGCTTACAATACTATTGCCGATGAACTTTTGGACATTGCCAATAGAGAAGAAATCTTTTTTAAAAAATTAAAAAAAGCGATCAGCTAA